The Stygiolobus azoricus genome window below encodes:
- a CDS encoding glycoside hydrolase family 15 protein translates to MRALSIGNGKILVNLDEFGRIIDLYYPYIGMENHTNGKPVRQYIFTDRLYQDIEWKTSLSYLDNTNIGEVKADIDNKLSLIAYDFADLYEPLFYRIIKVYNKSTEPVKAKLLFLFDLDLYSNPYGDTAFYDPETNAIIHYKSKRYIGIKLLGIMKDFNEFTVGKNDVFEDVNDGNLKGKTIENGNVQSALAFSLSLNPLGSEKAYLTIAFDRTLQGLRKLLKRVTSTEIESSFTNSYMFWKNWFNKFEIKEIDEKLRDLFQISLLVIKNHMDQNGSIIASSDYSFVGVYGDSYTYCWPRDSAIAAHALDLAGYGDLAVKHYEFISKLISEDGFLFHKYNPDSTLASSWHPWLMNGKRIYPIQEDETALQVWAIAKHYEYYKDIDVLVSIYKDFVKPAVRFMMRYIEDGLPKPSFDLWEERYGIHIYTVSTVFGALKSASKLVADMGDEVLSGDMITIARYMKEEALKRMVHNDRFVRRLDEYGNKDLTVDASMYSPFFFEMVEPEHVVMKNTIKIIEDLLTVNGGIIRYENDYYRRERSQPNPWIITTLWVAEYYAEIGDIQRAMKYVKWVMDRALPTGLLPEQVYPDSLQSSSVMPLVWSHSEFIITLDKLITNK, encoded by the coding sequence ATGAGGGCTCTTAGCATAGGCAACGGCAAGATACTGGTTAACTTAGATGAGTTCGGTAGGATCATCGACCTTTACTACCCTTATATAGGGATGGAAAATCACACTAATGGTAAACCCGTAAGGCAGTATATATTTACAGATAGACTATACCAAGATATTGAATGGAAAACGAGCCTTTCTTATCTTGACAACACGAACATAGGTGAGGTTAAAGCCGATATAGACAACAAGTTATCTCTCATCGCCTACGATTTCGCTGACCTATACGAGCCTTTATTTTACCGGATTATTAAAGTATACAACAAGTCAACTGAACCAGTGAAGGCAAAACTGCTTTTTCTCTTTGATCTAGACCTTTACTCAAACCCTTACGGAGACACAGCATTCTATGATCCTGAGACAAATGCAATCATCCATTACAAGTCTAAGAGGTATATAGGAATAAAACTTCTGGGAATCATGAAAGACTTTAACGAGTTCACCGTAGGTAAAAATGACGTTTTTGAAGATGTAAATGACGGTAACCTGAAAGGAAAGACTATAGAAAACGGAAACGTTCAGTCAGCATTAGCCTTTTCCTTGTCGCTAAATCCTTTAGGTAGCGAAAAAGCTTACTTAACAATAGCTTTCGATAGGACATTACAAGGTTTAAGAAAACTTCTTAAGAGGGTTACATCGACGGAAATTGAGTCCTCATTCACAAACTCGTATATGTTCTGGAAAAACTGGTTCAATAAGTTTGAGATAAAAGAGATAGATGAAAAGCTCCGAGATTTATTCCAGATAAGTCTATTGGTAATAAAAAATCACATGGATCAGAACGGCTCAATCATAGCCTCTTCAGATTACAGCTTCGTGGGAGTCTATGGTGATTCCTACACATACTGCTGGCCTAGAGATAGTGCAATAGCTGCTCATGCACTGGACTTAGCTGGTTATGGGGATCTTGCTGTTAAACACTATGAGTTTATTTCAAAACTCATAAGTGAGGATGGATTCTTATTCCATAAATATAATCCAGACAGTACGCTAGCAAGTTCATGGCATCCTTGGTTGATGAATGGTAAGAGGATTTACCCGATTCAAGAAGATGAAACGGCTTTACAAGTTTGGGCTATCGCTAAACACTACGAATATTATAAGGATATAGACGTGCTAGTCTCGATTTACAAAGATTTTGTTAAGCCCGCCGTAAGGTTCATGATGAGATATATTGAAGACGGTTTACCGAAGCCAAGTTTCGATTTATGGGAAGAGAGGTATGGAATTCACATCTACACAGTATCAACTGTATTCGGAGCACTTAAGTCTGCATCAAAGCTAGTAGCAGACATGGGAGATGAGGTGCTCTCAGGAGATATGATAACTATTGCCAGATATATGAAGGAAGAGGCTCTAAAAAGGATGGTTCATAACGACAGGTTTGTAAGACGTTTGGACGAATACGGGAACAAGGATCTTACAGTAGATGCAAGCATGTATTCTCCTTTCTTCTTCGAGATGGTAGAGCCAGAACATGTGGTCATGAAAAACACAATAAAGATTATTGAAGACTTACTAACGGTTAACGGTGGGATCATAAGGTATGAGAATGACTACTACAGAAGGGAGAGGTCTCAGCCTAATCCGTGGATAATAACTACCTTATGGGTTGCAGAGTATTACGCTGAAATAGGGGATATCCAGAGGGCTATGAAGTACGTAAAATGGGTAATGGATAGAGCTTTACCAACCGGTTTGCTTCCAGAGCAAGTTTATCCAGATTCACTGCAGAGTTCGTCTGTAATGCCTCTAGTGTGGTCTCACTCTGAGTTTATCATTACCTTAGATAAACTAATAACTAATAAGTAG
- a CDS encoding amylo-alpha-1,6-glucosidase — protein sequence MLPPEECERREWLLSLRTGGYSSSTICGINSRTYHGYLVVPLNQPHKRYVMLSKFEDFLITDEGEFPLSTNHYEGTYYPDGYRYLKEFKWGRNYVRWVYEVNNVRLEKTLIAHEFENAITVEYKATDGRVKICPLITYRSHHLVTPKSIFFDVYFQGQKARVVKDDIPFLNFLFENGINAEMTGYWYYNFFYILDYERGSNHKEDLFNPFCVTSKDNTLIVHVYYDKSGYEKLKENPYDVLKLLASASTDFLAKGKEGWAIIAGYHWFDEWGRDTFISMEGILLLNGLYKLAEDITARYLSYSERGMLPNHITPEGEPIYMGVDVSLWAINAVYKIYTFSGDKEFIRRIYPQLQEIVEWYSKGNGIVYIKDNLLFHKGAPRTWMDASYNGRIVTPREGAAVEINALWYNALMVMNFFSKLLGDKQDSYVEMAEKVRNAFNEKFVASWGLYDYIDQYMISDKSIRPNQLFALSLPFNVLPPEMGKVMLATIENELLRPYGLSTLSMRDPRYKPIYRGDRASRDEAYHNGPIWPWLIGAYIDAKLKVESDLIKAKMLIDIFRPLLDVIKENNGYIPELFEDIPPYLAGGCIAQAWSVAEVYRGFNKVIGI from the coding sequence GTGTTACCGCCGGAGGAATGCGAAAGGCGAGAATGGCTCTTATCCCTTAGAACTGGAGGATATTCCTCTTCAACCATTTGTGGTATAAACTCAAGGACTTACCACGGGTATCTAGTAGTACCTTTGAACCAACCCCACAAAAGATATGTAATGTTGTCTAAATTCGAGGATTTTTTGATAACCGATGAGGGTGAATTTCCGCTAAGTACAAACCATTACGAAGGAACATATTACCCAGACGGATATAGGTACTTAAAGGAGTTCAAATGGGGCAGGAATTACGTAAGATGGGTTTACGAGGTTAATAACGTTAGGTTAGAAAAGACTTTAATAGCTCATGAATTTGAAAATGCTATAACTGTAGAATACAAGGCGACCGATGGACGAGTTAAAATTTGTCCTCTAATTACCTATCGCAGTCACCATCTTGTAACACCTAAATCTATATTCTTTGATGTTTACTTTCAAGGACAAAAGGCTAGGGTAGTAAAAGACGACATTCCCTTCCTGAACTTCCTATTTGAAAACGGTATCAATGCAGAGATGACCGGATACTGGTACTATAACTTCTTTTACATCTTAGACTATGAGAGAGGTTCAAACCACAAGGAAGATCTCTTCAACCCATTCTGCGTAACAAGTAAAGATAACACCTTAATAGTTCACGTATACTATGACAAGTCTGGTTACGAAAAACTAAAGGAAAATCCCTATGACGTTCTAAAGCTCTTAGCAAGTGCCTCAACTGACTTTCTGGCCAAGGGGAAAGAAGGTTGGGCTATCATTGCAGGTTATCACTGGTTTGACGAGTGGGGTAGGGATACATTCATATCCATGGAGGGAATTTTACTCTTAAACGGATTGTATAAACTTGCTGAAGATATAACTGCACGGTATCTGAGCTACTCAGAGAGGGGGATGTTACCAAACCACATAACACCCGAAGGTGAACCTATTTACATGGGTGTTGATGTCAGCTTATGGGCGATAAATGCAGTTTACAAAATTTACACCTTCAGTGGTGATAAGGAATTTATCAGGAGAATTTATCCTCAACTTCAGGAAATAGTTGAATGGTATTCTAAGGGAAACGGGATAGTTTACATTAAAGATAACTTACTATTTCATAAAGGAGCGCCGAGAACGTGGATGGATGCAAGTTATAACGGTAGGATAGTCACACCGAGAGAAGGTGCTGCAGTGGAAATAAACGCATTATGGTATAATGCGTTAATGGTGATGAACTTTTTTTCTAAACTTCTAGGAGATAAACAAGATTCTTATGTAGAAATGGCTGAAAAAGTTAGAAACGCCTTCAACGAGAAGTTTGTAGCAAGTTGGGGTCTTTACGATTATATTGACCAGTATATGATATCTGATAAGTCCATAAGACCTAACCAACTTTTCGCATTATCATTACCCTTCAACGTTTTACCCCCAGAAATGGGCAAGGTAATGCTTGCTACGATTGAGAATGAACTTCTGAGACCTTACGGGCTCAGCACACTTTCCATGAGAGATCCCAGATACAAGCCCATATATAGAGGAGATAGGGCTAGTAGGGATGAAGCTTATCATAACGGTCCTATATGGCCTTGGTTGATAGGAGCTTATATAGACGCTAAATTAAAAGTCGAGAGTGATCTGATAAAGGCAAAAATGCTTATCGACATCTTTAGACCCCTACTGGATGTCATTAAGGAGAATAACGGATATATTCCTGAGCTATTCGAGGATATACCTCCGTATCTAGCTGGTGGTTGTATAGCCCAAGCGTGGAGTGTAGCTGAAGTTTACAGAGGGTTTAACAAAGTGATTGGCATTTAG
- a CDS encoding CBS domain-containing protein, whose translation MIIKTLMLPDPPIVSVRDKLAEAFKKVNTRGIGRVIVANDSIEGIISTRDLLTFVTERCEEGCDRGDIFALIEKQVAQVMTPRPVYAYEDDDVMDALTLMVARNFGALPVLNREKKVSGIVTERELLLIFQDLDELFPVKKFMTKKVSTVYEDVPVFEAVKLMIRRGFRRLPIVDDQNKVKGIITAADALKLFTKAVVKSDPDMFFSKKVSQVATKDVLTIDPEKSINEAASTMIMKKVGSLLILKEDGTVGGIITERDLIIALHYQLHIRGK comes from the coding sequence ATGATAATAAAAACACTCATGCTTCCAGACCCTCCAATAGTTTCCGTAAGGGATAAACTAGCCGAAGCATTTAAGAAAGTTAACACGAGAGGTATAGGAAGAGTTATAGTAGCTAATGACTCAATTGAAGGGATTATTTCCACTCGTGATTTACTTACTTTCGTTACGGAAAGGTGTGAAGAAGGTTGTGATAGGGGAGATATATTTGCACTTATTGAAAAACAAGTCGCACAAGTTATGACGCCTAGACCCGTTTACGCTTATGAAGATGATGATGTGATGGATGCATTAACATTAATGGTAGCTAGAAACTTCGGAGCCCTCCCAGTTTTGAATCGAGAGAAAAAAGTATCGGGCATTGTAACAGAAAGGGAACTACTCCTAATTTTTCAAGATCTAGACGAGTTATTTCCAGTGAAAAAGTTCATGACCAAAAAAGTAAGTACTGTCTATGAAGACGTCCCCGTGTTTGAAGCTGTAAAATTAATGATCAGGAGGGGGTTCAGGAGGTTACCTATAGTTGATGACCAAAATAAGGTTAAGGGTATAATAACAGCGGCTGACGCACTAAAACTCTTTACTAAAGCTGTGGTTAAGAGTGATCCAGACATGTTCTTCTCAAAGAAAGTCTCACAAGTAGCTACTAAAGATGTTCTAACTATAGACCCAGAGAAATCTATAAATGAAGCCGCAAGTACTATGATCATGAAAAAAGTAGGTTCGCTTCTGATACTGAAGGAAGATGGTACAGTGGGTGGTATAATTACGGAAAGGGACTTAATCATAGCTTTACATTATCAACTACATATAAGAGGAAAATGA
- a CDS encoding STK_08120 family protein: MKLEKEIKVSHQVDVVLQILADPGFTIPRIFPNINRIKVDGEKFEADGKVVLSSYHLTGRVFPGYNEVKYVFDYDNDKGGVLKISKVNENVIRITLEYDSSLIARIGTFILNSNLNKLEKNINEDIRLERIKRKI; encoded by the coding sequence ATGAAATTGGAAAAAGAAATCAAAGTATCACATCAAGTCGATGTTGTGTTGCAGATATTAGCTGATCCAGGCTTCACAATTCCTAGGATATTTCCTAACATTAATAGAATAAAAGTAGATGGTGAAAAGTTTGAAGCTGATGGAAAAGTTGTACTATCCTCCTATCATTTAACTGGGAGAGTGTTCCCTGGTTACAATGAAGTGAAGTATGTATTTGATTATGATAATGATAAAGGAGGTGTACTTAAAATAAGTAAAGTTAATGAAAACGTGATTAGGATCACGTTAGAGTATGACAGTTCGCTTATAGCTAGAATAGGAACGTTCATACTTAATTCTAACCTTAACAAGCTGGAAAAGAATATAAACGAGGATATTAGGTTAGAGAGAATAAAACGTAAAATCTAG
- a CDS encoding RidA family protein, with the protein MEIVFSPDAPKPIGPYSQAVKVGNTVYVSGQIPVDPKSGEVVKGGIKEQTRVVLENLKAVLKAAGFELSDVVMSFVYLKDMNMFSEFNSVYAEYFKEKPPARVTVEVSRLPKDVLIEIAAIGSKG; encoded by the coding sequence ATGGAAATAGTTTTCTCTCCAGATGCGCCTAAACCGATAGGTCCTTACTCTCAAGCAGTAAAAGTAGGAAATACAGTATATGTGTCTGGACAAATTCCAGTAGATCCTAAGTCTGGAGAAGTTGTTAAAGGAGGGATTAAGGAACAGACAAGAGTTGTACTCGAAAACTTGAAGGCTGTCCTAAAGGCTGCCGGATTTGAGTTAAGCGATGTTGTAATGAGTTTCGTGTACTTAAAAGACATGAACATGTTCTCAGAATTCAATTCCGTATATGCGGAATACTTTAAGGAAAAACCACCCGCTAGAGTTACAGTGGAAGTATCAAGGTTACCAAAAGATGTTTTAATAGAAATAGCTGCTATAGGCTCGAAAGGTTAG
- a CDS encoding cbb3-type cytochrome c oxidase subunit I has translation MKQLVSIVNAIFQLDKDWVTRITMAMIVMSIVWGALGVVDALMVRIQEASWGLTQTLPLTPQEYYASITLHGMRDLFGFAQQLEFAIFIYFTFKMLKMEPRAKWFFNVSFILFNIAFMLLEGPILIVNSQGFDNYFPSEGWYYLVPLGLPEYSLYVVSPLWYFGWMLIDVATYMQTLWIIYHYYLHSKNPSREKLPIFLVFTLMDVLLYAIGYSGETVANIWDILAFYGLVGMNAIANQIAFGILWHAVVYMAWLPAVGAMYLLIPMLANKPLYSDKMARVAAVLYLLFSNNVPIHHLYMVDLPIAIKVLTEILTYGVVLPSLMTFFNLLATVKGARVEWNILTAFTSLSFVGSIFSGVTGISNATITFDAVIHETMWVVGHFHGFILLSIVPAGFAVIYLMIPMMTGRSWYSSRLMWIHFYGYLVGSSMVVLGFDELGLTGLIRKAEIFPLSQTFIPGELVASIGAFIADVATVVWLVNLVLTLVRGRTANIESLTDSFTVITMQTASNLPNLVFKWNNRNIK, from the coding sequence ATGAAACAATTAGTTTCAATCGTAAACGCGATATTTCAACTGGATAAGGATTGGGTAACGAGAATAACGATGGCTATGATCGTGATGAGTATAGTATGGGGAGCATTAGGAGTTGTAGACGCCTTAATGGTTAGAATACAAGAAGCTTCGTGGGGACTTACTCAAACATTACCTTTAACACCGCAAGAATACTACGCCTCTATTACCTTGCACGGAATGAGAGATCTTTTCGGTTTTGCACAGCAATTAGAGTTTGCTATCTTCATTTACTTCACATTCAAAATGCTGAAGATGGAACCTAGAGCTAAATGGTTCTTTAATGTGTCCTTCATTTTATTTAACATAGCCTTCATGTTACTTGAGGGACCGATACTTATAGTAAATTCCCAAGGATTCGATAATTACTTCCCGTCAGAAGGCTGGTACTATCTGGTTCCTCTAGGATTACCAGAATACTCTCTTTATGTCGTATCGCCCCTCTGGTATTTCGGCTGGATGTTAATAGACGTTGCTACTTATATGCAGACTTTGTGGATTATTTACCATTATTATCTTCACAGCAAAAATCCGAGCAGAGAAAAACTGCCGATTTTCTTAGTATTCACACTAATGGACGTCTTATTATATGCCATAGGCTATTCAGGAGAAACAGTAGCTAATATTTGGGATATACTAGCTTTTTACGGGCTAGTGGGTATGAATGCTATAGCAAATCAAATAGCCTTCGGAATTCTGTGGCATGCCGTAGTTTACATGGCTTGGTTACCTGCAGTAGGTGCTATGTATTTACTTATACCTATGTTAGCCAACAAGCCTTTATATAGCGATAAAATGGCTAGAGTTGCTGCTGTCCTTTACCTATTATTCTCCAACAACGTACCTATTCATCACCTTTACATGGTTGACTTACCAATAGCGATAAAGGTGTTAACGGAAATATTAACTTACGGAGTAGTACTACCCTCATTGATGACCTTCTTTAACCTCCTAGCTACTGTAAAAGGGGCTAGAGTTGAGTGGAATATATTAACTGCCTTCACTTCACTATCCTTCGTTGGTTCGATCTTTTCCGGAGTCACTGGAATATCGAATGCAACCATCACATTTGACGCAGTTATCCACGAGACCATGTGGGTAGTGGGGCATTTTCACGGCTTTATATTGTTATCTATAGTCCCTGCAGGTTTTGCTGTCATCTATTTGATGATACCTATGATGACAGGAAGGAGCTGGTATTCTTCAAGGCTTATGTGGATTCATTTTTATGGTTACCTTGTTGGTTCTTCTATGGTAGTACTAGGTTTTGATGAGCTCGGTTTAACCGGGCTTATAAGAAAGGCTGAAATATTCCCTCTATCACAGACATTTATACCAGGTGAACTAGTGGCTTCTATAGGTGCCTTCATAGCCGATGTAGCTACAGTGGTTTGGCTAGTTAACTTAGTTCTAACCTTAGTTAGGGGAAGAACTGCAAATATTGAAAGCCTCACAGATTCGTTTACCGTAATTACTATGCAGACTGCAAGTAACCTTCCTAATCTCGTATTTAAATGGAATAATCGTAATATTAAGTGA
- a CDS encoding protein kinase domain-containing protein produces MFILFTKDGEYYLYLDGTLRKTQERPKLRGDVIGYVIKYENGKVKLTSTPVYDSSKLDGLKEAVLVDRIEELNAYIFQTPDSVILHFGEIRGNVVENIPYLLVHGVPIPKGDVKTLMNYMDTSYELTKYMLREHNNPEVVRAAVIALSRLNKCNEAIQLYNTLTSKFPEESLAVAECYEKVGEELEALKIYSFFSENKYRELEKKLRERANSLIDEFDRTSNVKALFEALKVLPTYDAPALKLGWYFLSKKNYKEAVKYFEEAVKLRRDFSNLLALANAYVKNQQYEQALKVIEEAEKLRRNSSTAYLKGLAYEALNSPSNAMKEFLFACKEGFVEACSKVKPYMLYTPRDEFDPSSWIGYVLYGYKVEKVIGTGGMGYVLLVEKGMRKFAMKVVKKEFRYDELLYEVAKMQEISKGSTNLVRIFASFVDENFTDYYSSPPAIVMEYMEGGDLREILVNSEFSTLRHSSKWSQIVAVIFSKIADAVIHINKNGYVHCDIKPSNVLFTSRLPKYGDEALDVLTTGRVEPKLSDLGSAVKLGLPVIHYTPYYAHPMQRFGGKAEYNFDVYSFTVSLYVALTNNFPFPEWLEREIEEAVTDPSKREIALKDFYSLEPRLDYIPEEFRDIIEKGLKGELSMEMISRELKYIVRYNYGIDLQSNNTASTTEI; encoded by the coding sequence ATGTTCATACTTTTCACAAAGGATGGAGAATATTACCTATATCTAGATGGTACTTTGAGAAAGACCCAAGAGAGACCTAAACTAAGAGGGGACGTGATCGGCTATGTTATCAAGTATGAGAACGGTAAGGTTAAGCTAACCTCTACACCAGTTTACGACTCCTCTAAGCTTGACGGTTTGAAAGAGGCGGTACTCGTAGATCGTATAGAAGAACTTAACGCATATATCTTCCAAACTCCCGATTCCGTAATCCTACATTTCGGAGAGATCAGAGGTAATGTGGTTGAAAATATTCCTTACTTACTAGTTCACGGTGTACCCATACCTAAAGGAGACGTGAAAACCTTGATGAATTACATGGACACAAGTTATGAACTAACCAAGTACATGCTCAGGGAACACAATAACCCTGAAGTAGTAAGGGCAGCGGTAATCGCATTATCCCGCTTAAACAAGTGCAATGAGGCCATACAGCTCTACAATACTTTGACCTCGAAGTTCCCAGAGGAATCTTTAGCAGTAGCTGAGTGCTATGAGAAGGTAGGAGAAGAATTAGAAGCCCTGAAAATATACTCCTTCTTCTCGGAGAATAAATATAGGGAATTAGAGAAGAAGTTAAGGGAGAGAGCTAACAGCTTAATAGACGAATTTGATAGAACCAGTAACGTTAAAGCGTTATTTGAAGCCTTAAAGGTATTACCAACTTATGATGCTCCAGCCCTTAAACTGGGCTGGTACTTCTTATCTAAGAAAAACTATAAGGAAGCTGTTAAGTATTTCGAAGAAGCGGTCAAACTAAGAAGAGACTTCAGTAACTTGTTGGCTCTAGCTAACGCTTATGTTAAGAACCAACAGTACGAACAAGCATTGAAAGTGATCGAGGAAGCTGAGAAGCTAAGGAGGAACTCCTCCACGGCTTATCTGAAGGGCTTAGCCTATGAGGCACTTAATTCCCCTTCAAATGCTATGAAGGAGTTCTTGTTTGCTTGTAAAGAGGGGTTCGTTGAAGCATGTAGTAAAGTAAAACCTTATATGCTCTACACACCTAGGGACGAGTTCGACCCAAGCAGTTGGATAGGGTATGTCCTTTACGGTTACAAAGTAGAAAAAGTAATAGGTACTGGAGGTATGGGTTATGTCCTCCTGGTGGAAAAGGGGATGAGAAAATTTGCCATGAAAGTGGTAAAGAAGGAGTTTCGTTATGACGAGTTACTTTATGAAGTAGCTAAAATGCAAGAGATATCTAAGGGCTCAACTAATTTAGTAAGGATATTTGCAAGTTTTGTAGATGAGAATTTTACAGACTACTACTCATCTCCACCGGCAATAGTTATGGAATATATGGAAGGAGGGGATCTGAGGGAGATTTTAGTAAATTCGGAGTTTTCGACACTAAGGCATTCGAGTAAGTGGAGTCAAATAGTTGCCGTGATCTTTTCAAAAATAGCCGATGCCGTAATTCACATTAATAAAAACGGGTACGTGCACTGCGACATAAAACCATCTAACGTTCTGTTCACTTCAAGACTTCCTAAATACGGGGATGAGGCGCTTGATGTATTAACTACAGGTAGAGTTGAGCCGAAACTTTCTGATCTTGGGTCGGCAGTAAAATTGGGTCTACCGGTCATTCACTACACACCGTACTATGCTCACCCAATGCAAAGGTTCGGAGGAAAGGCTGAATATAACTTTGATGTGTACTCATTTACAGTCTCACTATACGTAGCTTTGACAAATAACTTCCCCTTCCCAGAGTGGTTAGAAAGGGAGATAGAGGAAGCAGTAACTGATCCATCTAAAAGAGAAATTGCTCTAAAAGACTTCTACAGCCTAGAACCCAGGTTGGATTATATTCCCGAAGAATTCCGTGACATAATTGAAAAAGGCCTTAAGGGAGAACTCTCTATGGAGATGATAAGTAGGGAATTAAAGTACATAGTACGTTATAACTATGGTATAGACCTACAAAGTAATAATACTGCTAGCACTACTGAAATATGA